From one Humulus lupulus chromosome 8, drHumLupu1.1, whole genome shotgun sequence genomic stretch:
- the LOC133797326 gene encoding uncharacterized protein LOC133797326, producing the protein MYRTAAKRLLLGASASGNGGSRFGLPPFRCFSSSVDSQSFPNQTPNQHQQLHHHQFQNSNSSDSASSSSSSSDWTASSTAEEARHHRSQKPIPDYQEEQARVLRASLFYVLKLGWTEAAMIAGARDAGVSPAIIGSLPRKEAALVEFFMDDCLQRLIDRIDSGEDLKSLIPSERISKLVRIRLDMQAPYISKWPQALSIQAQPMNVPTSFKQRAMLVDEIWHAAGDEASDIDWYVKRTVLGGIYSTTEIYMLTDSSPDFRDTWAFLNGRVKDAFDFKKTMQEAKYMAETVGAGMGSSLQGFVKGVFRHE; encoded by the exons ATGTATCGTACGGCAGCTAAGCGATTGCTCCTCGGTGCTTCTGCTTCCGGCAATGGCGGCTCCCGTTTTGGACTCCCTCCCTTCCGGTGCTTTTCCTCCTCCGTAGACTCTCAATCGTTCCCCAATCAAACCCCTAATCAACACCAACAACTCCATCACCATCAATTCCAAAACTCTAACTCTTCAGATTCAGCTTCGTCCTCGTCTTCGTCTTCGGATTGGACAGCTTCGTCTACGGCTGAGGAAGCTCGGCACCATCGCAGTCAGAAGCCGATACCGGACTACCAAGAGGAGCAAGCTAGGGTGCTTCGTGCTTCACTTTTCTATGTG TTAAAGTTGGGGTGGACCGAAGCTGCGATGATTGCAGGTGCCAGAGACGCCGGTGTGTCTCCCGCTATAATTGGGTCACTTCCCAGGAAAGAGGCTGCTCTAGTGGAG TTTTTCATGGATGATTGCTTACAAAGACTTATTGATAGAATTGACTCCGGTGAGGACTTGAAAAGTTTGATACCTAGTGAGCGTATTTCCAAGCTTGTTAGAATTCGCTTGGACATGCAAGCTCCTTACATATCAAAATGGCCTCAAGCTCTTAGTATCCAG GCACAACCAATGAATGTTCCAACAAGTTTTAAGCAGCGAGCTATGCTTGTTGATGAAATCTGGCATGCTGCTGGTGATGAGGCCTCTGATATTGATTGGTATGTAAAACGCACTGTTCTTGGAGGAATATACTCAACAACTGAGATCTACATGCTTACTGATAGCTCCCCTG ACTTTCGTGATACTTGGGCTTTCTTGAATGGTCGAGTCAAAGATGCCTTTGATTTCAAGAAAACCATGCAAGAG GCAAAATACATGGCAGAAACCGTTGGAGCTGGGATGGGGAGTTCTTTGCAAGGATTTGTGAAGGGAGTTTTTCGGCATGAATAG
- the LOC133797328 gene encoding probable polygalacturonase produces the protein MVETLPAGRFHHQRLDFRRWIPGFVSSHRTLFTALWVLVFLSLFVWQRNLIDGFSIFGRPVTKPMPKLRPVAFNLTDFGAVGDGVTVNTKAFERAVLAISKLGKKGGGQLNVPPGRWLTAPFNLTSHMTLFLAEDAEILGIQDEKYWTLMPPLPSYGYGREHPGPRYGSLIHGQNLKDIVITGHNGTINGQGQTWWKKYRQKLLNYTRGPLVQIMWSSDIVITNITLRDSPFWTLHPYDCKNVTIRNVTILAPVFEAPNTDGIDPDSCEDMVIEDCYISVGDDAIAIKSGWDQFGISYGKPSVNILIRNLVVRSMVSAGVSIGSEMSGGVSNVTVENLLVWSSRRAVRIKTAAGRGGYVRQITYRNLTFDNVRVGIVIKTDYNEHPDDNYDRKAFPVLEDISFTGVHGQGVRVPVRIHGSAEIPVRNVTFRDMSVGITYKKKHIFQCAFVHGHVIGTVFPAPCENLDRYDEQERLVKRSASQNLTDIDYDF, from the exons ATGGTGGAGACCTTACCTGCAGGGCGGTTCCACCACCAGAGGTTGGACTTCCGGCGATGGATTCCGGGGTTCGTGTCGTCGCATAGGACCCTCTTCACGGCACTCTGGGTCTTGGTTTTTTTGTCTCTTTTCGTTTGGCAGAGGAATTTAATAGATGGGTTTTCGATATTCGGCCGACCCGTGACGAAACCCATGCCTAAGcttcgacctgtggccttcaatTTGACGGATTTTGGGGCTGTGGGTGATGGGGTTACTGTGAACACGAAGGCCTTTGAGAGGGCTGTATTGGCTATTTCTAAGTTGGGCAAGAAAGGAGGAGGCCAGCTCAATGTGCCTCCAGGTCGGTGGCTTACAGCTCCGTTTAATCTAACTAGTCATATGACTCTCTTCCTTGCCGAAGATGCTGAAATACTTGGAATTCAG GATGAAAAGTATTGGACACTGATGCCTCCACTGCCTTCATATGGGTATGGAAGAGAGCACCCTGGGCCTCGATATGGGAGTTTGATTCATGGTCAAAATCTTAAAGACATTGTTATTACAG GGCATAACGGTACCATAAATGGGCAGGGTCAAACCTGGTGGAAGAAGTATCGCCAAAAGCTGCTCAACTACACTAGGGGACCACTTGTGCAGATCATGTGGTCGAGTGATATCGTAATCACTAATATAACGTTGCGTGATTCTCCTTTTTGGACACTTCATCCTTATGACTGCAAAAATGTAACCATTAGAAATGTTACTATTTTGGCCCCAGTATTTGAAGCTCCAAATACTGATGGGATTGATCCTG ATTCTTGTGAGGATATGGTAATTGAGGATTGTTATATTAGCGTTGGAGATGATGCAATTGCTATAAAGAGTGGCTGGGATCAGTTTGGAATTTCTTATGGAAAACCTTCGGTGAACATACTCATCAGGAATCTTGTTGTTCGCTCCATGGTCAG TGCTGGCGTATCAATAGGCAGCGAGATGTCTGGTGGGGTTTCAAATGTGACCGTAGAGAATCTCCTTGTGTGGAGCTCAAGGCGTGCCGTCCGGATCAAGACTGCTGCAGGAAGAGGCGGATACGTCCGCCAAATAACCTACCGCAACCTAACATTCGACAATGTCCGTGTGGGAATTGTTATCAAGACAGACTACAACGAACACCCTGACGACAACTACGATCGAAAAGCTTTCCCAGTGCTTGAGGACATAAGCTTCACTGGCGTCCATGGACAGGGCGTTCGAGTTCCTGTGCGTATCCACGGGAGTGCAGAAATTCCCGTGAGGAACGTGACTTTCCGGGATATGTCAGTGGGAATAACTTACAAGAAGAAGCATATTTTCCAGTGTGCCTTTGTCCACGGGCATGTAATAGGAACCGTCTTCCCTGCCCCTTGTGAGAATCTTGATAGGTACGATGAGCAAGAACGGTTGGTTAAACGCTCTGCTTCCCAGAACTTGACAGACATAGATTATGATTTTTGA